One stretch of Nocardia mangyaensis DNA includes these proteins:
- a CDS encoding acyl-CoA dehydrogenase family protein, producing the protein MQLAFTEDELAFRDELRAFFRSAIPADIRRRNRHMHELSKADYVTTQRILNDAGLAVPNWPIEWGGRDWSDVQRHLWHHEMQLASVPEPLTFNTNMIGPVLAEFGSPELKERFLPATANLDIWWCQGFSEPDAGSDLASLRTVAVRDGDEYVVNGQKTWTTAAQSADWMFCLVRTDPTAPKKQAGISMLLFPMDTPGVTVRPIELIDGGFEVNEVFLENVRVPATHLVGQENHGWTYAKFLLGNERTGIAAVGQTKVRLELAKEYAAQTALGDGTLLDDAAFAARIADLDNELLALEQVQLRVAASSSAGAANPVSSILKLRGTELQQAVTELFVDIAGPAAVARVGETEDWARRSTAAYLNYRKTSIYGGSNEVQRTIIASTILGL; encoded by the coding sequence ATGCAACTGGCCTTCACCGAGGACGAGCTCGCCTTCCGCGACGAGCTGCGTGCCTTTTTCCGCAGTGCGATTCCCGCAGACATCCGCCGCCGGAACCGGCACATGCACGAGCTGAGCAAAGCCGACTACGTCACCACTCAGCGCATCCTCAACGATGCGGGGCTGGCCGTCCCGAACTGGCCGATCGAATGGGGTGGCCGGGACTGGTCGGACGTGCAGCGCCACCTCTGGCATCACGAGATGCAGCTCGCCTCGGTGCCCGAGCCACTCACCTTCAACACCAACATGATCGGCCCGGTGCTCGCCGAGTTCGGCTCGCCGGAGCTCAAGGAGCGGTTCCTGCCCGCGACGGCGAACCTCGACATCTGGTGGTGCCAGGGCTTCTCCGAGCCCGACGCCGGGTCCGACCTGGCCTCGCTGCGCACCGTCGCGGTGCGTGACGGTGACGAGTACGTGGTCAACGGACAGAAGACCTGGACCACGGCCGCGCAGAGCGCGGACTGGATGTTCTGCCTGGTCCGCACCGATCCCACCGCGCCGAAGAAGCAGGCGGGCATCTCGATGCTGCTGTTCCCGATGGACACTCCCGGCGTGACGGTGCGGCCGATCGAGCTGATCGACGGCGGCTTCGAGGTCAACGAAGTGTTCCTGGAGAACGTGCGGGTACCCGCCACGCACCTCGTCGGTCAGGAGAACCACGGCTGGACCTACGCCAAATTCCTGCTCGGCAACGAACGCACCGGCATCGCCGCCGTCGGGCAGACCAAGGTCCGCCTGGAGCTGGCGAAAGAGTACGCCGCCCAGACCGCGCTCGGCGACGGCACGCTCCTCGACGACGCGGCCTTCGCGGCCCGGATCGCCGATCTCGACAACGAATTGCTGGCTCTGGAACAGGTGCAGCTGCGGGTCGCCGCGAGTTCGAGCGCGGGCGCCGCCAACCCGGTCTCCTCGATTCTCAAACTGCGCGGCACCGAACTGCAGCAGGCCGTGACCGAGCTGTTCGTCGACATCGCGGGTCCGGCCGCCGTCGCGCGGGTGGGGGAGACCGAGGACTGGGCGCGCCGCAGCACCGCCGCCTATCTGAACTACCGCAAGACATCGATCTACGGCGGATCGAACGAAGTGCAGCGCACCATCATCGCCTCGACGATTCTCGGACTGTGA
- a CDS encoding acyl-CoA dehydrogenase family protein produces the protein MDFTFTPEQALLRDTVRSVLTRFYTPERRAEVVADDPGWDPKVWAAFAEIGLLGLTVPIEDGGIGGGPVETMLAMEELGRTLAPEPVFDGALLPAFLISRAGTPEQRARLLPGIVEGEHVFAFAHAEPGVRWPYPRLTTLAVEGGARWTLTGRKTLVPQGDRAHRLIVSAVVPTGGTALFLVDPRDPAVVPTAYRTYDGRRGADLELRGAPAELLGTSLDAGEVIGEAVIATQAALGAEAVGAMAEALRLTTDYLKTRKQFGVALRMFQTLTHRAADMYVSLELARSMSLYAAMSLADGLVDETVASRAKLRIGRSGRHIGQEAIQLHGGIGMTAEYPVGHYTARLTAIEHTLGDSSDHLRQLAGRLGEQRQAAS, from the coding sequence ATGGATTTCACCTTCACTCCCGAACAGGCTCTGCTGCGCGACACCGTGCGCAGCGTGCTGACCCGCTTCTACACTCCTGAGCGCCGTGCCGAGGTCGTCGCCGACGACCCGGGCTGGGATCCCAAGGTGTGGGCGGCTTTCGCCGAGATCGGTCTGCTCGGGTTGACCGTGCCGATCGAGGACGGCGGCATCGGTGGCGGGCCCGTCGAAACCATGCTCGCCATGGAGGAGCTCGGCCGTACCTTGGCACCCGAACCGGTTTTCGACGGCGCCCTGTTGCCCGCGTTCCTGATCAGCCGCGCGGGCACACCGGAGCAGCGGGCGCGACTACTCCCCGGGATCGTCGAAGGCGAGCACGTGTTCGCCTTCGCGCACGCCGAGCCCGGTGTCCGCTGGCCGTACCCGCGGCTGACGACGCTGGCGGTCGAGGGCGGTGCGCGGTGGACCTTGACCGGACGCAAAACCCTGGTGCCCCAAGGGGATCGGGCTCATCGGCTGATCGTCTCCGCCGTGGTGCCCACCGGCGGCACCGCCCTATTCCTGGTCGACCCTCGCGACCCGGCGGTCGTGCCCACCGCATACCGCACCTATGACGGGCGCCGTGGCGCCGATCTCGAGTTGCGTGGTGCGCCCGCGGAACTGCTCGGCACCAGCCTCGATGCCGGCGAAGTGATCGGCGAAGCCGTGATCGCCACCCAGGCCGCACTGGGCGCCGAAGCGGTCGGCGCGATGGCCGAGGCGCTGCGCCTCACCACCGACTATCTGAAGACCCGCAAGCAATTCGGTGTCGCGCTGCGGATGTTCCAGACGCTGACCCACCGGGCCGCCGACATGTACGTCTCGCTCGAGCTGGCCCGCAGCATGAGTCTGTACGCGGCGATGTCGCTGGCCGACGGCCTCGTCGACGAGACGGTCGCCTCCCGCGCGAAACTGCGGATCGGCCGCTCCGGCAGGCACATCGGCCAGGAAGCGATCCAGCTGCACGGTGGCATCGGCATGACCGCGGAATACCCGGTAGGCCACTACACCGCCCGCCTCACGGCGATCGAGCACACCCTCGGTGATTCCAGCGATCACCTCCGTCAGCTGGCGGGCCGGCTGGGCGAGCAGCGGCAGGCGGCGAGCTGA
- a CDS encoding alcohol dehydrogenase catalytic domain-containing protein, whose product MRIRGAVLDDADRPRPFASSRPLGVYDLELDEPGPTEVLVRIEAAGVCHSDLSVVDGSRSRPLPMLLGHEAAGIVVALGGQVDELAVGDRVVMSFLPRCERCAACARGGRLPCTEGTRANTAGELLHHPGRLTRAGTPVRHHLGVSGFATHAVIDQASLVAVGADVPPEVAALFGCAVLTGGGAVLNVAAPGPADDLMVVGLGGVGMAALLTANAIGLRRIVAVDRLPAKLTAARELGATEVYTPEQVAAEGIRACYVLECAGHPAAFGTAFAATAPGGTTITVGLPAPTATVALSPLTLTAEARTVVGSYLGSSVPARDIPRYEQMWRSGRLPVEKLISARIGLDDLNEAMDRLADGTAVRQVIMFGAETADR is encoded by the coding sequence ATGCGCATTCGCGGAGCGGTCCTCGACGATGCTGACCGGCCGAGACCCTTCGCCTCGTCGCGCCCCCTCGGGGTGTACGACCTCGAGCTCGACGAGCCCGGCCCGACCGAGGTGCTGGTCAGGATCGAAGCGGCCGGGGTGTGCCACTCCGATCTCAGTGTGGTCGACGGCAGCCGGTCCCGGCCGCTGCCCATGCTGCTCGGTCACGAGGCGGCCGGCATCGTGGTGGCGCTCGGTGGTCAGGTCGATGAGCTAGCTGTCGGTGATCGGGTCGTCATGTCGTTCCTGCCGCGCTGCGAGCGCTGCGCCGCCTGTGCCCGCGGCGGTCGGCTGCCGTGCACGGAGGGAACTCGCGCGAACACGGCGGGCGAACTCCTGCACCACCCCGGCAGGCTGACCAGGGCAGGCACGCCGGTGCGCCATCACCTCGGCGTCTCCGGCTTCGCCACGCACGCCGTCATCGATCAGGCTTCGCTCGTCGCGGTCGGCGCCGATGTGCCGCCGGAGGTGGCCGCGCTGTTCGGGTGTGCCGTCCTGACCGGCGGTGGCGCGGTGCTCAATGTCGCGGCCCCCGGCCCCGCGGACGACCTGATGGTGGTCGGGCTCGGTGGCGTGGGAATGGCCGCGCTGCTGACCGCGAACGCGATCGGGCTGCGGCGCATCGTGGCCGTCGATCGTCTGCCCGCCAAACTGACGGCGGCGCGCGAGCTCGGCGCCACCGAGGTCTATACGCCGGAACAGGTGGCAGCAGAAGGTATTCGGGCGTGTTACGTGCTCGAGTGCGCTGGGCACCCGGCCGCCTTCGGCACCGCCTTCGCGGCTACCGCGCCGGGCGGGACCACCATCACCGTCGGCCTGCCAGCCCCAACGGCAACCGTGGCACTGTCACCATTGACGCTCACCGCCGAGGCACGCACCGTGGTCGGCAGCTACCTCGGCTCCTCGGTCCCGGCGCGCGATATCCCCCGCTACGAGCAGATGTGGCGGTCGGGCAGGCTGCCGGTCGAGAAGCTGATCTCGGCCCGCATCGGCCTCGACGACCTGAACGAGGCCATGGACCGGCTCGCCGACGGCACCGCGGTGCGCCAGGTGATCATGTTCGGCGCCGAAACGGCGGACCGGTGA
- a CDS encoding NAD-dependent succinate-semialdehyde dehydrogenase, with the protein MPTPPHTVSDLPVAQFVGGRWTESATTMAVLNPATGTQVATVADGDDVTALAALDAAVAAQESWAATDPRHRSDILLNAFHLLHAGADRIARTITLEMGKPLAEARGEVGYGAEFLRWFAEEATRGSGAYFRAPSGGRRIAVRKQPVGPVFAITPWNFPLAMVTRKVAPALAAGCTVVLKPAPQTPLTAMEFMRILVEAGVPAGVVNCVTTARAPLVSAPILADRRLRKLTFTGSTGVGRMLFAQAARRVLRVSMELGGNAPFVVLESADLDKAVEGAVLAKLRNAGQTCVAADRFLVHESLVAEFTERFVAAVAALSVGEGLDESTRIGPLIDGAAVQRITAMVDEAVGLGAHQHTATAELGGAGHFLRPAVLTGVDTRSRLWTSEVFGPVAAIRSFTDPAEALRLADDTESGLAGYVFGENLGDTLDFAERLHTGMVGVNTGAISDPAAPFGGTRSSGLGREGGSTGLDEYQELQYLAIER; encoded by the coding sequence ATGCCGACTCCGCCGCACACAGTCTCCGATCTTCCTGTCGCCCAGTTCGTCGGCGGCCGGTGGACGGAGAGCGCGACGACGATGGCCGTGCTGAATCCGGCCACCGGCACCCAGGTCGCGACGGTCGCCGACGGCGACGACGTGACCGCGCTGGCCGCACTCGACGCCGCGGTGGCGGCGCAGGAGTCCTGGGCGGCCACCGATCCGCGCCACCGCAGCGACATCCTCCTGAACGCGTTCCATCTCCTGCACGCCGGCGCTGACCGGATCGCCCGGACGATCACCTTGGAGATGGGCAAGCCGCTCGCCGAAGCGCGCGGCGAAGTCGGCTATGGCGCCGAGTTCCTGCGCTGGTTCGCCGAGGAGGCCACCCGCGGGAGCGGAGCCTACTTCCGCGCACCGAGTGGTGGACGGCGCATCGCCGTCCGGAAACAGCCGGTCGGACCGGTTTTCGCGATCACACCGTGGAACTTCCCGCTGGCGATGGTCACCCGCAAAGTGGCACCCGCGCTCGCCGCCGGGTGCACTGTTGTACTCAAGCCCGCGCCCCAAACCCCGCTCACCGCCATGGAATTCATGCGGATCCTGGTGGAGGCCGGGGTGCCCGCGGGTGTGGTCAACTGTGTGACGACCGCCCGCGCGCCGCTGGTCTCGGCGCCGATCCTCGCCGACCGGCGGCTGCGCAAGCTCACCTTCACCGGCTCCACCGGGGTCGGCCGAATGCTGTTCGCGCAGGCCGCGCGGCGGGTCCTGCGGGTGTCGATGGAACTCGGCGGCAACGCCCCCTTCGTCGTGCTGGAATCCGCCGACCTGGACAAGGCCGTCGAGGGCGCCGTGCTCGCCAAGCTGCGCAATGCCGGGCAGACCTGTGTGGCCGCCGACCGGTTCCTGGTCCACGAGTCGCTGGTCGCGGAGTTCACCGAACGGTTCGTCGCCGCCGTCGCCGCGCTGTCCGTGGGCGAGGGCCTCGACGAATCCACTCGCATCGGACCGCTGATCGATGGGGCGGCGGTGCAGCGGATCACCGCGATGGTCGACGAGGCGGTCGGCCTCGGCGCGCACCAGCACACCGCCACCGCCGAACTCGGCGGAGCCGGGCACTTCCTGCGGCCCGCTGTGCTCACCGGCGTCGATACCCGGTCCAGGCTCTGGACCTCGGAGGTGTTCGGCCCCGTCGCCGCGATCCGTTCGTTCACCGACCCGGCCGAGGCGCTGCGACTGGCCGACGACACCGAATCGGGCCTGGCCGGGTACGTCTTCGGGGAAAACCTGGGCGACACCCTGGACTTCGCCGAACGCCTGCACACCGGCATGGTGGGCGTGAACACCGGCGCGATCTCCGACCCGGCGGCACCGTTCGGCGGGACGAGGTCTTCCGGACTCGGCCGGGAGGGCGGCAGCACCGGTTTGGACGAATACCAGGAGCTGCAGTATTTGGCCATCGAGCGCTGA
- a CDS encoding alpha/beta hydrolase fold domain-containing protein: MPSLSVGALTAFLRLKRANRPFVSPARAQERIRERALRPSPFGPPARLRGDVTVSVEHRDGGPVYTLAPRAGRARGSVVYVHGGGWVHEIAPQHWKLAAGIAARAETTVVVPIYPLIPFGTAAQVVAATAALVADCRARYGDTCLAGDSAGGQIALSAAIVLRDEYRVRLPATVLISPCVDLSLTNPDIDLVQPTDPWLGRDGTLVLIEHWRGDLELADPRVSPLAAELHGLGPLTVFCGTNDILNPDNRLLVDKARAAAVDVEYHEAPGHVHVYPLTPTPEGKAARTLIVDRLRAAMAAPH; this comes from the coding sequence ATGCCGAGCCTTTCCGTTGGCGCGCTCACCGCCTTTCTGCGACTGAAACGGGCGAATCGCCCCTTCGTCAGCCCCGCGCGTGCGCAGGAGCGGATTCGGGAACGCGCCCTGCGCCCGAGCCCCTTTGGTCCACCCGCGCGCCTGCGCGGGGACGTCACGGTGTCGGTCGAGCATCGAGACGGCGGGCCGGTCTACACCCTCGCTCCGCGTGCCGGCCGCGCCCGCGGCAGTGTCGTCTATGTTCACGGCGGCGGTTGGGTCCATGAAATCGCACCGCAGCACTGGAAGCTGGCCGCCGGCATCGCGGCACGCGCCGAAACGACCGTCGTCGTCCCGATCTACCCGCTGATACCCTTCGGCACCGCCGCGCAGGTCGTCGCGGCGACCGCCGCGCTGGTTGCGGATTGCCGTGCGCGATATGGCGACACGTGCCTGGCCGGCGACTCCGCGGGCGGTCAGATCGCCTTGTCGGCCGCGATCGTGCTCCGCGACGAATACCGGGTCCGGCTGCCGGCCACGGTGCTGATCTCGCCCTGCGTCGACCTCTCACTCACCAACCCTGACATCGACCTGGTGCAGCCCACCGACCCGTGGCTCGGCCGGGACGGAACCCTGGTACTGATCGAGCACTGGCGTGGCGACCTCGAGCTGGCCGACCCCAGGGTGAGTCCCCTGGCCGCCGAGCTCCACGGGCTCGGGCCGTTGACAGTATTCTGCGGAACCAACGACATTCTGAATCCGGACAACCGATTGCTCGTCGACAAGGCCCGTGCCGCCGCAGTCGATGTCGAGTACCACGAGGCGCCCGGACATGTGCACGTGTATCCGCTGACACCGACGCCCGAAGGCAAGGCCGCCCGGACTCTCATCGTCGACCGGCTACGGGCCGCGATGGCCGCCCCCCACTGA
- a CDS encoding M20 metallopeptidase family protein, whose amino-acid sequence MSIREDAATLQGDLVQLRRALHREPELGLHLPRTQEKVLTALDGLGLEVGTGTSLSSVTAVLRGARPGPTVLLRGDMDALPVVERTGLDFAARADRMHACGHDLHTAMLAGAAQLLSAHADRLAGDVVFMFQPGEEGFDGAGKMLDEGVLDATGSRPVAAYALHVISQHIPAGVFAARRGPFLSAADTVRVTVRGAGGHGSMPHQALDPIPAACEMVLALQTMVSRRIDIHDPVVITVGALHAGTQDNVIPDEAYFEATVRSYSPAAHARVKDGFLRTVRGVAAAHGLSVEIDYAELYPVTVNDDRETEFAAATVAEICGPQRWAWQDRPGAGSEDFSRVIAEVPGAMIALGATPIGAEVDKAPMNHSPLAIFDESVLADGAAVYAELALRRLALSTDRAERTERGTR is encoded by the coding sequence ATGTCCATTCGTGAGGATGCCGCAACGCTGCAGGGGGATCTCGTGCAGCTACGACGTGCCCTGCACCGGGAACCCGAACTCGGGCTGCACCTGCCGCGCACCCAGGAGAAAGTGCTGACGGCGCTCGACGGTCTGGGTCTCGAGGTCGGCACCGGAACGTCGCTGTCGTCGGTGACCGCGGTCCTGCGCGGCGCACGCCCCGGGCCGACGGTGCTGTTGCGCGGGGATATGGACGCGCTACCGGTCGTCGAACGGACCGGCTTGGATTTCGCGGCGCGGGCCGACCGCATGCACGCCTGCGGGCACGATCTGCACACCGCCATGCTGGCGGGTGCCGCGCAACTGCTCAGCGCCCACGCCGACCGGCTCGCCGGGGATGTGGTGTTCATGTTCCAACCCGGCGAGGAGGGCTTCGACGGGGCCGGGAAGATGCTCGACGAAGGCGTACTGGACGCCACCGGCAGCCGGCCGGTCGCCGCCTACGCATTGCATGTGATCAGCCAGCACATCCCGGCGGGGGTCTTCGCCGCCCGACGCGGGCCGTTCCTGTCCGCGGCCGACACGGTCCGGGTCACCGTGCGCGGAGCCGGCGGACACGGCTCGATGCCGCATCAGGCACTCGACCCCATCCCCGCCGCCTGCGAAATGGTGCTCGCGCTGCAGACCATGGTGAGTCGCCGCATCGACATCCACGATCCGGTGGTGATCACCGTCGGTGCCCTGCACGCGGGTACTCAGGACAATGTCATCCCGGACGAGGCCTACTTCGAGGCCACGGTGCGCTCGTACTCGCCCGCTGCGCACGCCCGCGTCAAGGACGGTTTCCTTCGCACGGTGCGCGGTGTGGCCGCCGCGCACGGACTGTCGGTCGAGATCGACTACGCCGAGCTGTACCCGGTGACCGTCAACGACGATCGGGAAACCGAATTCGCCGCCGCTACCGTCGCCGAGATCTGCGGCCCGCAGCGCTGGGCCTGGCAGGACCGCCCAGGCGCGGGCTCGGAGGACTTCTCCCGGGTCATCGCCGAAGTACCCGGTGCGATGATCGCTCTCGGGGCGACTCCGATCGGCGCCGAGGTCGACAAGGCGCCGATGAACCACTCGCCCCTGGCCATCTTCGACGAATCGGTACTCGCTGACGGCGCGGCAGTCTATGCCGAACTCGCGCTCCGCCGCCTCGCCCTGTCGACCGACCGAGCCGAGCGCACAGAGCGCGGAACCCGGTAG
- a CDS encoding MFS transporter, translating into MTERTITESPAPDDSAGQRDGLPRRELAAATVGGIVESFDWTVYVIFAAFFTADLFGSDSLGATIVAYGGFAVGFIARPLGSLFFGRVSDSRGRRFNLLLCMSIISVASIGIALVPPAATIGIWSAVALVALRIVQGLAYGGEGPTIAAYVAETAPRRHRFLFSAISYGGIMFGSMLVFLTAAVLNATIGEEALRAGGWRWAFVIGGALGLLALLIRAYAPESSEFEGGRAAVAPRPPALTVVFREHRKALLTIFLLTLGGTVTYYYTLVYLPKFAASAGRADTAAATSFMTLVLIVVLVAMLVVGACADRFGVLPVMRITFAFNAIGVLPMTFALMHGVLPFEVVALVLGLGAAGFAAVGSVLSALLLPVEVRAVGAGLVATVTVTVFGGTFPMVAEALQAFDLRWVIPVYVFVAALALLAGTRTVTKVRLFTETVQ; encoded by the coding sequence ATGACCGAACGAACCATCACCGAATCGCCCGCGCCGGACGATTCCGCCGGGCAGCGCGACGGCCTGCCGCGCCGCGAACTCGCCGCGGCCACCGTCGGCGGCATCGTCGAGTCGTTCGACTGGACCGTGTACGTGATCTTCGCGGCGTTCTTCACCGCGGACCTGTTCGGCTCCGATTCGCTCGGCGCCACCATTGTCGCCTACGGCGGATTCGCGGTCGGCTTCATCGCCCGTCCGCTCGGCAGTCTGTTCTTCGGGCGTGTGAGCGATTCCCGCGGCAGGCGGTTCAATTTGCTGTTGTGCATGTCGATCATCTCGGTGGCGAGTATCGGCATCGCCCTGGTTCCCCCGGCGGCGACGATCGGTATCTGGTCGGCGGTGGCGCTGGTCGCCCTGCGCATCGTCCAAGGACTCGCCTACGGCGGTGAGGGGCCGACCATCGCGGCCTACGTCGCCGAGACGGCGCCGCGGCGCCATCGGTTCCTGTTCAGCGCGATCTCCTACGGCGGGATCATGTTCGGGTCGATGCTGGTCTTCCTCACTGCCGCCGTGCTGAACGCGACGATCGGCGAGGAGGCACTGCGCGCGGGGGGCTGGAGATGGGCGTTCGTCATCGGCGGTGCGCTCGGCCTGCTGGCGTTGTTGATTCGCGCCTATGCGCCGGAAAGCAGCGAGTTCGAGGGCGGCCGGGCAGCCGTCGCGCCGCGGCCGCCTGCCCTGACCGTGGTGTTCCGCGAGCACCGCAAGGCACTGCTGACGATCTTCCTGCTCACCCTCGGCGGCACGGTGACCTACTACTACACACTCGTCTATCTGCCGAAGTTCGCCGCCTCGGCCGGGCGGGCCGACACGGCGGCGGCCACCTCGTTCATGACCCTTGTGCTCATTGTGGTGCTGGTCGCCATGCTGGTGGTCGGGGCGTGCGCCGACCGGTTCGGCGTCCTCCCGGTCATGCGCATCACCTTCGCGTTCAATGCCATCGGGGTGTTGCCGATGACCTTCGCGCTGATGCACGGCGTGCTCCCCTTCGAAGTCGTCGCACTCGTACTCGGGCTCGGCGCGGCCGGCTTCGCGGCGGTCGGCAGTGTGCTGAGCGCGCTGTTGTTGCCTGTCGAGGTGCGGGCAGTCGGCGCGGGCCTGGTGGCCACGGTGACGGTCACCGTGTTCGGCGGCACCTTCCCGATGGTCGCCGAAGCCCTGCAGGCCTTCGACTTGCGCTGGGTCATCCCGGTCTACGTGTTCGTCGCGGCGCTCGCGCTGCTGGCCGGAACCCGCACTGTGACGAAGGTCCGCTTGTTCACCGAAACCGTTCAGTAA
- a CDS encoding Lrp/AsnC family transcriptional regulator, protein MQESFNLEELELQLVNALQLNPRVPWNLVGSVLGVDPVTVARRWERLAAAGLVWISVYPGTPWDWDVVGANIYVRCAAGQASAVADTLRGDYRVATIEHITGDGDLSLTVFTPNLADLSSYVLTSLGAIPGVRDCRTHVMTAVYTEGSRWRLRALTAAQRARITASRPEVLPKAGGKLDAADQKLYAALELDGRASFSELGERVGISASTARRRVNALLGAGRIVMRCEVAQPVSGWPISASLWCRVRPADLDGVATQLARLPETRSCSSVTGGRANLLLSVWLRSAADIHRLEAALAEQVDDLQIIDIALSLRHVKRMGRLLDDHGRAGGVVPLIVQEEGDRG, encoded by the coding sequence GTGCAGGAATCATTCAATCTCGAGGAGCTGGAGCTGCAGTTGGTCAACGCGCTCCAGCTCAACCCGCGCGTTCCGTGGAACCTGGTCGGCAGCGTGCTCGGAGTGGATCCGGTCACGGTGGCGCGTCGGTGGGAGCGGCTCGCTGCCGCCGGTCTGGTCTGGATATCGGTGTATCCCGGCACGCCGTGGGATTGGGACGTCGTCGGTGCGAACATCTATGTGCGCTGTGCGGCGGGTCAAGCGAGTGCCGTGGCCGACACCCTGCGTGGTGACTACCGGGTAGCGACCATCGAACACATCACCGGTGACGGCGATCTCTCCCTCACCGTCTTCACGCCGAATCTGGCGGATCTGTCGTCGTATGTCCTCACCTCGCTGGGCGCCATCCCCGGTGTTCGTGATTGCCGGACCCATGTGATGACCGCGGTCTACACCGAAGGCAGCAGGTGGCGGTTGCGCGCGTTGACCGCCGCGCAGCGCGCCCGCATTACCGCCTCGCGACCGGAAGTACTGCCGAAAGCGGGGGGCAAGCTCGACGCGGCCGATCAAAAGCTCTACGCGGCACTGGAATTGGATGGCCGCGCGAGCTTCTCCGAGCTGGGGGAGCGCGTCGGCATCAGTGCCTCGACCGCTCGCCGTCGGGTGAACGCCCTGCTCGGCGCGGGCCGCATCGTCATGCGTTGCGAGGTGGCACAGCCGGTATCGGGGTGGCCGATCAGCGCGTCGCTGTGGTGTCGGGTGCGCCCGGCGGACCTGGACGGTGTCGCCACCCAGCTGGCGCGATTGCCCGAAACCCGCTCGTGCTCCTCGGTGACCGGCGGCCGGGCGAATCTGCTGCTGTCGGTCTGGCTGCGGTCGGCCGCGGATATCCACCGGCTGGAGGCGGCGCTCGCCGAGCAGGTCGACGACCTGCAGATCATCGACATCGCGCTGTCCTTGCGGCATGTCAAGCGGATGGGCCGGCTCCTCGACGATCACGGCCGTGCGGGCGGCGTCGTTCCGCTCATCGTGCAGGAGGAGGGTGATCGCGGGTAG
- a CDS encoding family 1 glycosylhydrolase produces MKLPDTFLWGAATSPHQTEGNNLNSDWWALENGAPQILPERSGDAVDSYHRYHEDMTLLGQAGLNAYRFGVEWARIEPTPGQVSRAMLDHYRRMIETALDRGLTPVVTLHHFTGPEWFAEAGGWTSSDAVGRFSDFVTAVAPILVDVPWVCTINEPNMVAIMASVQQMVADPEAVRAIAAGALPEPDPDIGRILIDSHHAATAILRSETRAAVGWSVAQQAFVAAPGCERQLAEANRVWEDPYLEAAADDDFVGSQAYTSRTVGEDGIVAHPDHPDNTLTGWAYRPDALGIAVRHAWKVTGGTPVLVTENGIATDDDTRRIAYTGEALAHLGAAMADGVDVRGYLHWSALDNYEWGHWRPTFGLIAVDRRTFARTPKPSLAWLGDLARANTLPTPERLRPPTSGRI; encoded by the coding sequence ATGAAGCTGCCCGACACCTTTCTGTGGGGAGCGGCGACCTCGCCGCACCAGACCGAGGGAAACAACCTCAACAGCGATTGGTGGGCGCTGGAAAATGGTGCACCACAGATACTTCCCGAACGCAGTGGCGACGCTGTCGACAGCTATCACCGGTACCACGAGGACATGACGCTGCTGGGTCAGGCCGGCCTGAACGCGTACCGGTTCGGCGTGGAATGGGCGCGAATCGAACCCACACCCGGACAGGTCTCGCGGGCGATGCTCGATCACTACCGGCGGATGATCGAAACCGCGCTCGACCGCGGGCTCACCCCAGTGGTGACGCTGCACCACTTCACCGGGCCGGAGTGGTTCGCCGAAGCGGGCGGATGGACCAGTTCCGATGCCGTGGGTCGCTTCTCCGATTTCGTGACCGCGGTCGCCCCGATTCTGGTGGACGTGCCGTGGGTGTGCACCATCAACGAACCGAACATGGTCGCGATCATGGCATCCGTGCAGCAGATGGTGGCGGACCCGGAGGCAGTCCGCGCCATCGCGGCCGGCGCGTTGCCCGAGCCCGACCCGGACATCGGCCGGATTCTGATCGATTCCCATCACGCCGCGACGGCGATCCTGCGATCGGAGACCAGGGCAGCTGTCGGATGGAGCGTGGCCCAGCAAGCATTCGTCGCCGCGCCCGGCTGCGAGCGGCAACTGGCGGAGGCCAACCGCGTGTGGGAAGACCCCTATCTGGAAGCGGCCGCGGATGATGACTTCGTGGGCAGCCAGGCCTACACCAGCCGGACGGTGGGGGAGGACGGCATCGTCGCGCACCCCGATCACCCCGACAACACCCTGACCGGCTGGGCCTACCGCCCCGACGCGTTGGGCATCGCCGTGCGCCACGCCTGGAAGGTGACCGGCGGAACCCCCGTACTGGTCACCGAGAACGGTATAGCCACCGACGACGACACCCGTCGCATCGCCTACACCGGAGAAGCTCTCGCGCACCTCGGCGCGGCGATGGCCGATGGCGTCGATGTGCGCGGATACCTGCACTGGTCGGCCTTGGACAACTACGAATGGGGCCACTGGCGACCGACATTCGGGCTGATCGCCGTGGACCGCCGGACCTTTGCCCGCACACCGAAACCCAGTCTGGCCTGGCTGGGCGACCTCGCGCGGGCGAACACGCTGCCCACTCCAGAACGCCTGCGCCCGCCGACTTCCGGCCGGATCTGA